A DNA window from Pseudomonas resinovorans NBRC 106553 contains the following coding sequences:
- the flgH gene encoding flagellar basal body L-ring protein FlgH, protein MMRLSILVALALLAGCQSFNEMLPDEDSSAYQPPELDYSQPATTSGGLFRSGYSSSLIRDKRAIGVGDIVTVVLAESTQSSKSAGTSFGKSASIDVPVPTILNKEYDRLNTSASAQRDFDGSAESSQQNTLQGSIAVTVHKVLPGGVLLVKGEKSLRLNQGDEFIRLTGLVRIDDINRANQVSSQNVANARISYAGRGVLNDSNSAGWLTRFFTHPLFPM, encoded by the coding sequence ATGATGCGCTTGTCGATCCTGGTCGCCCTGGCGCTGCTCGCCGGCTGCCAGAGCTTCAACGAAATGCTCCCGGACGAGGACTCCTCGGCCTACCAGCCGCCGGAGCTCGACTACAGCCAGCCGGCTACCACCAGCGGCGGGCTGTTCCGTTCCGGCTACAGCAGCTCGCTGATCCGCGACAAGCGCGCCATCGGCGTCGGCGACATCGTCACCGTGGTGCTGGCCGAGTCCACCCAGTCGAGCAAGAGCGCCGGCACCAGCTTCGGCAAGAGCGCCAGCATCGACGTGCCGGTGCCGACCATCCTGAACAAGGAATACGACCGGCTGAACACCTCGGCCAGCGCCCAGCGCGACTTCGACGGCTCGGCCGAGAGTTCCCAGCAGAACACCCTGCAGGGCTCCATCGCGGTCACCGTGCACAAGGTGCTGCCGGGCGGCGTGCTGCTGGTCAAGGGCGAGAAGTCCCTGCGCCTGAACCAGGGCGACGAGTTCATCCGCCTCACGGGCCTGGTGCGCATCGACGACATCAACCGCGCCAACCAGGTGTCCTCGCAGAACGTCGCCAACGCCCGCATCTCCTACGCCGGACGCGGCGTGCTCAATGACAGCAACTCCGCCGGCTGGCTGACGCGCTTCTTCACCCATCCGCTGTTCCCGATGTGA